The stretch of DNA ATTGGATTAGCTAATAAACATTTGGTTTGGAGGAAACTTTTCCATAAGCACTTATAGGAGAGAAAAATTAAGAAGGAAAAAAGTAGTTTCCCCATAAGCTTAAAGTAGCTTATGCATtggttaaaaatcaaattttggaaAAGTTAATAGGAAACAAATTCTAGAAATTAGTTCCatgtataaactaattttaatttgtaaagaaGCAGAATTCATTTTTCctcatcttttctcttttagAGGTGTTTGAGTGAAGTTTATCCAAACATGTTATTTCTATTATATGCGGTTATACTTGTGTAATTTGTGCTTTAGTCATAAGAAGTTGAATAAATAGTGTATGGGTTTGAACTGTAAAGATATTTTTCTAATCGGTGTTCGTGATGCAATTTTGAGTTGCAGGTTTGCACGCAACGGTCATGGAAACGTCCTTATGGGGTTGGCCTCCTGGTAGCTGGATTAGATGAATCAGGAGCTCACCTCTATTACAACTGTCCCAGTGGAAACTATTTTGAATATCAGGCTTTTGCTATTGGATCTCGCTCTCAAGCTGCAAAGACATATTTGGAACGCAGGTTTGATAACTTCATGGGCTCTTCTCGAGAAGATCTGATCAAAGATGCACTTATCGCAACTAGGGAGTCCTTGCAAGGTGAAAAACTGAGGAGTTCTGTATGCACTATTGCTGTGGTTGGAGTTGGTGAACCATTCCACATTTTAGATCAAGAAACTGTTCAACAGCTGATTGATACTTTTGAGATTGTGAAGGAGGATGAACCTCCAGCTGAAGAAGCTCAGCCAGCAACCGAGCAGGATGCTCCCACCGACCAGGCTTCTGGTGCAGATCAAGGTGCTGCTGGAGGAGACCAAGGTGGTTCTCCAATGgaaatttgataatttaaaatcaatttctaGAGGTGTTGAAtaccaatatttaaaaatatgagtaGGTTTCATATTGTTTGTGTCATGGAAGAAGACCTTGATGGATTTTCTTTCGTTAATCTGTTTGCTTCTGCAATTCATCCCTCACTGTAAACGATTTAATTGCTGTTTcatgacaatttgcaacaattTTCTGAAAGTCTGGCTGAAAAAATGTTGgataaaactttttaaacttaattatttaagaaatgttTTATAACCCTTTTAGGTTCattttaatggttaaaatttgttaaaaatcactACTTTTGctacactttttttatttgaagaCAGTTTCaagttttgtgtttttttaaattaattttatggatTGCGAAATTAGAAAATGAATTAAGAAATGTAGTGTTATctctcttttaattatttcaggAGTGACATTACTTTTCAATTTGTTGAGTAAAATTTGTGTGTATTCAGTTAGAGGTTTTTTAATGTTTGAGCAACTCTTTTCTCACTCGAGcacttcttttttaacaaaaaaccTGAGTAcagttttgtttatttttgggGGCTTCTTCATGTACTCCATtgtcttcctgcacctccaaatcttttataataacACAACTGTTACTTGTTCGgggaaaccaaataaaaaagttcTATTTCATTGTTCAAAATGTTGGTATTGCCATTAAGCTAAATAGGGATTCATGTAATTAATACCATATAGTAAGCCAAGACTGTAGTTGTTTCACTCGTAATTGTCGGTAAAACAATTCATACAAAGGTTGCTgcaaaggttttttttttttttttaaatggtgtCATGTTAATCATAgttcttatttatttgtttaatttatttgtttattatggaGTATATAAAGTTTGAACAAGTAATCCAAGTTCCACAGTCTACGTGCacttgaaattaattatttgaattttgtgaAAGTCTGAAATCATCCTTGTTGTTCATGTCtagttgaaataaataataaattatgtataatacACCTTTCTATATGAACCATGATGCAGTGAACTACTTAGAtggaacttttttttattaatcatattaaatggtgactttttttttaacctattaaatTACTTGATGGAACTTAGATACTAAAATCGAGCGACCACCGTAAGCCATGGCTCTGTATGTATAATACtacatattcaaaaataatttaagaaatttatgACTACTATTGGGTTAATTTAAGTCAATACTACAATACAACTACTAGTTTTTTGAGGTTTATAAGAAAATAGCCTTTTGAACATGCTTATACATTAGTCTGGATGTTTCAACAAGTTATATCATTCTTAGAAGAGGTTTATGATGGATGGATAAatagatcaaatttaactttttatttttaaagaagaCCTGTTAATTTCCATCATAATGGCACACTAAAGATTCTCCATGTCTTTATGAACAATTGAATCCATTTGAGACATTGGTTTTCTCAAATTCagttcataaaaaaaacaagaattttATTGACTTACCGGTTATAAGGTTACTTGAtggtaaaattagaattaataatatggtgaaatatgtttttggtctttccaatttcagtgaaatttggaattaatctctcttcaaacttttttaccaatttagtccttcatttttaataatgcatgaatttagtccttttaaccaaattatgttaaatttatttaacgtttcaagaacatttcatgatagtatttgaattgtttatacagttttatttaagaaaatcatAACAACCATAAGTGTGGCATGTTTTAGATTGAGCTAAAATGGTAATCCTGCTTGCATGAACCTGAAGTGTAGTTGTGTTTGTGTAGAACTTGTTTAGGCTTGCTTGCATGCATTAATGAAAGCATTCCACAACTGGAACAATAATACAATTGCTGCCATTTTCTGACGAGAGATGAAAtgtaaaggaaaaaaagaagaaaagaaaaggaagaagttTGTGTTCATTTGGCAGTATTTGGCGTGAGAAGATTCATGATCTGCATGTGTTTGTTCATCCAATGAAGATTCTCCAATGTGAGTTCACCCCCAAGAGAACGTACAACAGACCCACCACTGCATGCCCCCACTTGGCAGCACTGTTCAAGTGTCATTCCTTTGATCACTCCATACAAAAACCCACTTGCAAACAGATCCCcagctcctgttgcatctttTGCCTTTGCTTCTCCTATGGCTGGAACACGTGCAATCTGACACATTCAAACACAACTAAGacttactttaaatttaactcaatcttTAAAATCGGTTATGATCCGACAATGACTTGATAGCAAATAGAACAATAAacctaataattattaaacttcATTACA from Vigna unguiculata cultivar IT97K-499-35 chromosome 8, ASM411807v1, whole genome shotgun sequence encodes:
- the LOC114195302 gene encoding proteasome subunit alpha type-1-B-like, producing the protein MFRNQYDTDVTTWSPAGRLFQVEYAMEAVKQGSAAIGLRSKTHVVLACVNKANSELSSHQKKIFKVDNHIGVAIAGLTADGRVLSRYMRSECINYNYTYESPLPVGRLVVQLADKAQVCTQRSWKRPYGVGLLVAGLDESGAHLYYNCPSGNYFEYQAFAIGSRSQAAKTYLERRFDNFMGSSREDLIKDALIATRESLQGEKLRSSVCTIAVVGVGEPFHILDQETVQQLIDTFEIVKEDEPPAEEAQPATEQDAPTDQASGADQGAAGGDQGGSPMEI